Proteins found in one Parasteatoda tepidariorum isolate YZ-2023 chromosome 7, CAS_Ptep_4.0, whole genome shotgun sequence genomic segment:
- the LOC107451773 gene encoding acireductone dioxygenase, with translation MPQAWYIDDAKTDPQSEHHLNPPQFIEIERLYSLCGVEHWKVDVDSLQCDEEFKKVRKDRGYDWDDQVEVSRGTLPNYDATIKKFYTEHLHEDEEIRLFLAGSGYFDVRDKNDKWIRIKAEKGDLLVLPAGIYHRFTTDATNYAKVMRLFCGNPVWTAIDRPADDNPSRLKYLKTISAMN, from the coding sequence ATGCCACAAGCTTGGTACATAGACGATGCAAAAACAGACCCTCAAAGTGAACACCACTTAAATCCTCCTCAGTTTATTGAGATTGAGAGACTTTATTCTTTATGCGGTGTTGAACACTGGAAAGTTGATGTTGATAGTCTTCAATGCGATGAGGAATTCAAAAAGGTTCGTAAAGATCGGGGTTACGATTGGGACGACCAAGTCGAAGTTTCTCGTGGTACCCTGCCAAATTATGATGctacaattaaaaagttttacaccGAGCATTTGCATGAAGACGAAGAAATTAGATTGTTTTTGGCTGGCAGTGGCTATTTTGAtgtgagagataaaaatgataaatggaTCCGTATCAAGGCCGAAAAAGGTGATCTCTTAGTTTTGCCTGCAGGTATCTATCACAGATTTACTACTGATGCTACAAATTATGCCAAAGTAATGAGATTGTTTTGTGGAAATCCTGTTTGGACGGCTATTGACCGTCCTGCTGATGATAATCCATCTCgattgaagtatttaaaaacaatttctgccatgaattaa
- the LOC107451774 gene encoding tRNA methyltransferase 10 homolog A, producing MECQNNSHPDCNVNENFPNEKSLSKRQLKKLEKRKKWLENKPLRKAKEKLKRKLKIQKAREHGKNFGPSRKVLKSNKMSDSTCKLKVCFDLSLADAMTEEEFSKTFKQLHRCYSINRRASAPLQIYITGYTNSTKEWIEKKFNCFNWDVNFDPKQHHEVFEKESIVYLTSDSPNVIDELDHDKCYIIGALVDHNRLKNICYEKAVKDGVGHAQLPLDLYFKFKTRKVLTIDQVYSLLLRLTEGKTWTEAGLEIFPKRKGVEAINASEESSSQTTLKESDDPDGIEVKKVITNLVETTNESKEISSMTMIESEDPDNAKVKKVTENSV from the coding sequence ATGGAATGTCAAAATAATTCGCATCCTGACTGtaatgttaatgaaaatttcCCTAACGAAAAGAGTTTATCGAAACGTCAgcttaaaaaacttgaaaaacgCAAAAAGTGGTTAGAAAATAAACCTTTGCGTAAAGccaaagaaaaacttaaacgtaagctaaaaatacaaaaagctAGAGAACATGGAAAAAACTTTGGCCCAAGTcggaaagttttaaaatccaataaaatGTCTGATTCTACCTGCAAACTAAAAGTATGTTTTGATTTATCTTTAGCTGATGCTATGACAGAAGAAGAGTTCTCTAAAACGTTTAAACAGCTGCATAGATGTTACTCTATCAATAGAAGAGCATCAGCTCCCttacaaatttacattactGGTTACACAAACTCAACAAAAGaatggattgaaaaaaaatttaattgtttcaattgGGATGTGAACTTTGACCCAAAACAGCATCATGAggtatttgaaaaagaaagcatAGTTTATTTAACAAGTGACTCTCCTAATGTTATTGATGAACTAGATCACGATAAATGTTACATTATAGGAGCTCTCGTGGATCAtaatcgtttaaaaaatatatgctatgAAAAAGCTGTGAAAGATGGTGTTGGCCACGCTCAACTACCTTtggatttgtattttaaatttaaaactagaaaagtGCTTACTATTGATCAAGTGTATAGCTTACTATTAAGACTCACGGAAGGTAAGACTTGGACGGAAGCAGGACTTGAAATATTTCCTAAACGTAAAGGAGTAGAAGCTATAAATGCTTCCGAAGAAAGTTCTTCTCAAACAACTCTGAAAGAAAGTGATGATCCTGATGGTATAGAagtgaaaaaagttattacaaatttaGTTGAAACTACAAATGAATCGAAAGAAATTTCTTCTATGACAATGatagaaagtgaagatcctGATAAtgctaaagtaaaaaaagttactgAGAACTcagtttga
- the LOC107448476 gene encoding uncharacterized protein isoform X1, whose product MDNMKVLCSCLWVMCCILPCLCGDHPDGESEVHRSQDALGNYRFSYSVANNEGEHFREEGTDALGRVVGSYGLKHVDGTHRVVDYIADKGGFRAAIRTNEPGVISSEAADATILKADPNAPLTVAATSDDQSRQVFGRRIDAGVSKVSYVDEDNEAKRENDESVRESRQRNFDDYRPLSPVAYYPTDIIRSPVSPSDNKPVDPVRSPRVLTQNSEADSKPVDVYFPPIDPHTAIRRPPYYLPRDRSTEGNFYPTSTSRKPYIPPYGGFDDDDLPPPPTDRRPGVPIHRDLGPILPISTPSPISSQGARRFPPSLHPENRNFDLPRFPPSSNYPSPPNSALPNFPTDHRNIPPETLYNPPSYDGRIGTPNFVLRAVPIPNGIQAVKVDPSTGRVYERLVYPLFIRHDGQPDYDRNILLHNDDVSDEGSIRYGDPGYLDMPYRRPPYRGARNQPTDNEDGNRYGNRQYNRSYNIDEHSLSEPSAADVDWVKKQLALVEGFNGDQFFNKLLSQRFSDHDSNFPGNDHFDDEDRQQYDRRIPGSRIRATSDLIRGSSEEELARETRSKDDLASESSKTIFSKVLPEDGSQILEDVKKSIN is encoded by the exons ATGGACAACATGAAG GTTTTATGCAGCTGTCTATGGGTGATGTGTTGTATTCTTCCCTGTTTATGCGGTGATCATCCGGATGGTGAAAGTGAAGTGCATCGTTCTCAAGAT GCTCTTGGCAACTATCGTTTCAGTTACAGCGTAGCCAATAATGAAGGAGAGCACTTCCGCGAGGAAGGTACAGATGCCCTGGGCAGAGTCGTCGGCTCGTACGGGCTAAAGCATGTAGACGGAACTCATCGAGTAGTTGACTACATCGCAGATAAAGGAGGTTTCAGAGCAGCCATTCGAACCAACGAGCCAGGCGTTATTAGCTCTGAAGCAGCAGATGCTACCATTTTAAAAGCGGATCCCAACGCTCCTTTAACCGTTGCTGCCACTTCTGACGATCAGTCTAGGCAAGTATTTGGCAGGAGGATAGATGCCGGAGTTTCAAAAGTGTCATATGTAGATGAAGATAATGAAGCGAAACGTGAGAATGACGAATCTGTAAGAGAGTCTAGGCAAAGGAATTTTGATGACTATAGACCTCTTAGTCCTGTTGCCTATTACCCAACCGATATAATAAGAAGTCCTGTAAGTCCCTCTGATAATAAGCCAGTTGATCCTGTAAGGTCTCCTAGAGTTTTGACACAAAACTCTGAAGCCGATTCCAAGCCTGTGGATGTATACTTTCCTCCAATAGATCCACACACGGCCATTCGAAGACCTCCATATTATTTACCAAGAGACAGATCAACAGAAGGCAACTTCTATCCCACTTCAACATCTCGCAAACCATATATACCACCCTACGGTGGATTCGATGATGATGATCTTCCACCTCCACCAACAGACAGACGGCCGGGAGTGCCAATACATAGAGATTTAGGCCCAATTCTTCCCATATCAACACCTTCTCCCATATCTTCTCAGGGTGCCAGAAGATTTCCTCCTTCTCTACATccagaaaatagaaattttgatttgcCTCGTTTCCCTCCTAGTTCTAATTACCCTAGCCCTCCGAATAGTGCTTTGCCAAACTTTCCAACTGATCATCGCAATATTCCTCCTGAAACTCTGTACAATCCGCCATCTTATGATGGAAGGATTGGAACTCCAAACTTTGTCTTGCGAGCTGTTCCTATTCCAAATGGTATTCAAGCAGTTAAAGTTGATCCAAGCACTGGCAGAGTCTACGAGAGGCTGGTATACCCCCTGTTCATAAGGCACGATGGTCAACCCGATTATGACAGAAATATTCTTCTTCACAATGATGATGTTAGCGATGAGGGGTCAATTAGATACGGTGATCCTGGATATTTGGACATGCCTTATCGCAGACCACCGTATAGAGGTGCACGAAATCAGCCGACAGATAACGAAGATGGGAATCGATATGGGAATAGACAGTACAATAGAAGTTATAATATTGATGAGCACAGTCTTAGCGAGCCATCAGCTGCTGATGTCGATTGGGTTAAAAAGCAATTAGCTTTGGTCGAAGGATTTAACGGTGATCAGTTTTTCAATAAACTATTGTCACAAAGATTTTCTGATCACGATTCCAACTTTCCAGGAAATGATCATTTTGATGATGAAGATAGACAGCAGTATGACAGGAGAATTCCAGGATCACGAATCAGGGCCACGTCCGACCTAATAAGGGGTTCTAGTGAAGAAGAATTAGCTCGTGAGACAAGGAGTAAAGATGATTTAGCTTCAGAAAgttccaaaacaattttttcgaaAGTATTGCCAGAAGACGGTTCGCAAATACTAGAAGAtgtcaaaaaaagtataaattaa
- the LOC107448476 gene encoding uncharacterized protein isoform X2 has translation MCCILPCLCGDHPDGESEVHRSQDALGNYRFSYSVANNEGEHFREEGTDALGRVVGSYGLKHVDGTHRVVDYIADKGGFRAAIRTNEPGVISSEAADATILKADPNAPLTVAATSDDQSRQVFGRRIDAGVSKVSYVDEDNEAKRENDESVRESRQRNFDDYRPLSPVAYYPTDIIRSPVSPSDNKPVDPVRSPRVLTQNSEADSKPVDVYFPPIDPHTAIRRPPYYLPRDRSTEGNFYPTSTSRKPYIPPYGGFDDDDLPPPPTDRRPGVPIHRDLGPILPISTPSPISSQGARRFPPSLHPENRNFDLPRFPPSSNYPSPPNSALPNFPTDHRNIPPETLYNPPSYDGRIGTPNFVLRAVPIPNGIQAVKVDPSTGRVYERLVYPLFIRHDGQPDYDRNILLHNDDVSDEGSIRYGDPGYLDMPYRRPPYRGARNQPTDNEDGNRYGNRQYNRSYNIDEHSLSEPSAADVDWVKKQLALVEGFNGDQFFNKLLSQRFSDHDSNFPGNDHFDDEDRQQYDRRIPGSRIRATSDLIRGSSEEELARETRSKDDLASESSKTIFSKVLPEDGSQILEDVKKSIN, from the exons ATGTGTTGTATTCTTCCCTGTTTATGCGGTGATCATCCGGATGGTGAAAGTGAAGTGCATCGTTCTCAAGAT GCTCTTGGCAACTATCGTTTCAGTTACAGCGTAGCCAATAATGAAGGAGAGCACTTCCGCGAGGAAGGTACAGATGCCCTGGGCAGAGTCGTCGGCTCGTACGGGCTAAAGCATGTAGACGGAACTCATCGAGTAGTTGACTACATCGCAGATAAAGGAGGTTTCAGAGCAGCCATTCGAACCAACGAGCCAGGCGTTATTAGCTCTGAAGCAGCAGATGCTACCATTTTAAAAGCGGATCCCAACGCTCCTTTAACCGTTGCTGCCACTTCTGACGATCAGTCTAGGCAAGTATTTGGCAGGAGGATAGATGCCGGAGTTTCAAAAGTGTCATATGTAGATGAAGATAATGAAGCGAAACGTGAGAATGACGAATCTGTAAGAGAGTCTAGGCAAAGGAATTTTGATGACTATAGACCTCTTAGTCCTGTTGCCTATTACCCAACCGATATAATAAGAAGTCCTGTAAGTCCCTCTGATAATAAGCCAGTTGATCCTGTAAGGTCTCCTAGAGTTTTGACACAAAACTCTGAAGCCGATTCCAAGCCTGTGGATGTATACTTTCCTCCAATAGATCCACACACGGCCATTCGAAGACCTCCATATTATTTACCAAGAGACAGATCAACAGAAGGCAACTTCTATCCCACTTCAACATCTCGCAAACCATATATACCACCCTACGGTGGATTCGATGATGATGATCTTCCACCTCCACCAACAGACAGACGGCCGGGAGTGCCAATACATAGAGATTTAGGCCCAATTCTTCCCATATCAACACCTTCTCCCATATCTTCTCAGGGTGCCAGAAGATTTCCTCCTTCTCTACATccagaaaatagaaattttgatttgcCTCGTTTCCCTCCTAGTTCTAATTACCCTAGCCCTCCGAATAGTGCTTTGCCAAACTTTCCAACTGATCATCGCAATATTCCTCCTGAAACTCTGTACAATCCGCCATCTTATGATGGAAGGATTGGAACTCCAAACTTTGTCTTGCGAGCTGTTCCTATTCCAAATGGTATTCAAGCAGTTAAAGTTGATCCAAGCACTGGCAGAGTCTACGAGAGGCTGGTATACCCCCTGTTCATAAGGCACGATGGTCAACCCGATTATGACAGAAATATTCTTCTTCACAATGATGATGTTAGCGATGAGGGGTCAATTAGATACGGTGATCCTGGATATTTGGACATGCCTTATCGCAGACCACCGTATAGAGGTGCACGAAATCAGCCGACAGATAACGAAGATGGGAATCGATATGGGAATAGACAGTACAATAGAAGTTATAATATTGATGAGCACAGTCTTAGCGAGCCATCAGCTGCTGATGTCGATTGGGTTAAAAAGCAATTAGCTTTGGTCGAAGGATTTAACGGTGATCAGTTTTTCAATAAACTATTGTCACAAAGATTTTCTGATCACGATTCCAACTTTCCAGGAAATGATCATTTTGATGATGAAGATAGACAGCAGTATGACAGGAGAATTCCAGGATCACGAATCAGGGCCACGTCCGACCTAATAAGGGGTTCTAGTGAAGAAGAATTAGCTCGTGAGACAAGGAGTAAAGATGATTTAGCTTCAGAAAgttccaaaacaattttttcgaaAGTATTGCCAGAAGACGGTTCGCAAATACTAGAAGAtgtcaaaaaaagtataaattaa